In Leishmania major strain Friedlin complete genome, chromosome 34, the following proteins share a genomic window:
- a CDS encoding putative amastin-like surface protein has translation MALRISIIVYVVLQFIAFFFVLVGTPLDMFRAAVEEFNFSHVCVTLWGAKLGCYNSSYLVTSDELWVNCTARRDRFRAAQALAVISIFVYGAAFVLGVLLLCCCSILRWVCLAVNIVGVFTLVVVWVAMVVTYYASENTYCPNLNLFFNYGAGFALFLVAWCLDIINIFLLVIRGEDEKACANENPEFYTRGGQEEMK, from the coding sequence ATGGCGTTGAGGATCAGCATAATAGTATATGTAGTCCTCCAGTTCATCGCGTTCTTTTTCGTGCTGGTGGGTACGCCGCTCGACATGTTTCGCGCCGCGGTTGAGGAGTTTAACTTCTCCCATGTCTGCGTGACGTTGTGGGGTGCGAAGTTGGGTTGTTATAACAGCTCGTACCTCGTCACGTCGGACGAGTTGTGGGTGAATTGCACGGCGCGCCGCGACCGCTTCCGCGCTGCTCAGGCGTTGGCTGTCATCTCCATCTTCGTGTACGGCGCGGCGTTCGTCTTGGGCGTCCttctgctgtgctgctgctcgatcCTCCGCTGGGTGTGCCTGGCTGTCAACATCGTGGGCGTCTTCACGTTGGTCGTCGTCTGGGTGGCCATGGTGGTGACCTACTACGCAAGTGAGAATACATATTGCCCGAATCTCAATCTTTTCTTCAACTATGGAGCCGGGTTCGCTCTCTTCTTGGTGGCCTGGTGCCTGGACATCATCAACATCTTCTTATTGGTGATCCGGGGGGAAGATGAGAAGGCTTGTGCAAACGAGAATCCGGAGTTCTATACAAGGGGCGGGCAGGAGGAAATGAAgtga
- a CDS encoding putative serine/threonine-protein kinase, whose protein sequence is MRAKIDDENSSVAVTLLPSAQVELLASSQPPTRTGAVGTMVNTDVADASGNDPGSSGGGSAPSSMATTTTTNTVFYNPSAQLPAPPPLHRNSSSPAPMQHPQHEEPQRLRAVPYFPASCESDSNEEPLFQHPPPATPRAPLRQVPLSGRLWGAASATPSSAGFVSGGTAPYASLLHTSVTPTVPDTETSSTTTGHGLVVGCETSNRCLPASIKAHPPASATSPASIHGGYSDSGSDSMAMTTVGNHSSGGRGLRRLPLMTGPNGAAVPLASPMLSGPQGRWVRSSGEERSSGFATPAVPAASANLGDTVLVAEPPTPTKQRRTIHTGMGSTGSLPRGGIGAAPRLSTSAAASTGTCASAAAATSAAAVVGGVSPKPSLRIAAPLRGLGHSPAASSASVSASRATTSSMSTVPPPQSFKCYRREGSRKRSADVLSQFSALDLDETPATPFAQTGTGRFTSIIHNGNGHNAFPSQPSPSTAVYRGAGGGSNAIGIVSPLVIDYATPVALSQQIGGSNTFSQVLLHPSQDVLDMSQAETECSNFLARRILNEYNEVRLLGSGSFGTVSLFKEISSGEYVAVKMSPPLRTPEMERRYRRERSVMGMVRGLPHVVQLSAAWEEGRVPRMYLQLEYCPGGSVASVASARQSRNEPWAEAEVKVFLAHMSIALDALHRANIAHVDFKPDNVLVDKDGAYKLSDFGCSVLLDERGRPRPETRNGYGSPVRGQRAGGVGGIPCGNPNGGPVVHTGAGAGGLGTSLDFNSWNEGNELSTMSIDEGDCRYLCADMLNEKQHFKAGDMFSLGMSLFELMSGQPLPRNGDQFLALRRRVPVEVLRRRGYSADLVELVVALLRSDPPQRPTARQVLQYLRPSSEELQLLSSASAMQRWTESAESFCQLQEEERQQPPLGKDGVLAATVDALRCVSALMEASMWLFTTTQQDVHRLAGPANAGKGEEEDEDERRRQQTQQPQPQPLLQLPRGQQLEDLPLSLIQRDEACTPTALNY, encoded by the coding sequence ATGCGAGCAAAGATAGACGACGAGAACTCGTCCGTGGCCGTCACGCTTCTGCCTTCAGCACAGGTGGAGCTTCTGGCCAGCTCTCAGCCtcccacacgcaccggcgccgtGGGCACCATGGTGAACACTGATGTCGCCGATGCGTCAGGCAATGATCCAGGCAGCTCTGGTGGCGGGAGCGCGCCGTCTTCGATGGCTACGACGACCACAACCAACACAGTCTTCTACAACCCTtccgcgcagctgccggccccgccaccactgcaTCGGAactcgtcgtcgccggcaccAATGCAGCATCCGCAGCACGAGGAGCCGCAGCGACTTCGAGCCGTGCCCTACTTTCCTGCGTCCTGCGAGTCCGACAGCAACGAGGAGCCTCTCTTCCAGCATCCTCCGCCTGCAACGCCCAGAGCACCCCTTCGACAGGTCCCGCTGTCGGGCCGTCTGTGGGGCGCTGCGAGTgcgacgccgtcgtccgCCGGCTTCGTTAGCGGCGGAACCGCTCCATACGCTTCCCTTCTCCACACCTCAGTCACCCCGACCGTGCCGGACACAGAGACGTCGAGCACAACGACGGGGCATGGCTTAGTTGTCGGCTGTGAAACCTCGAATCGCTGCCTTCCGGCTTCCATCAAGGCGCACCCCCCTGCGTCCGCCACTAGCCCTGCAAGCATACACGGAGGCTACTCGGACAGTGGCAGTGACTCTATGGCAATGACGACGGTTGGAAATCATAGCAGTGGCGGCCGCGGGCTGCGACGGCTTCCGTTGATGACGGGGCCCAACGGCGCGGCAGTGCCATTGGCGTCACCGATGCTCAGTGGGCCGCAGGGTCGGTGGGTAAGGTCGTCGGGCGAGGAGAGAAGTAGCGGCTTTGCAACCCCGGCTGTGCCTGCGGCGTCCGCCAACTTGGGGGACACGGTACTCGTCGCCGAGCCGCCGACACCAACGAAGCAGCGTCGCACGATCCACACAGGAATGGGCAGCACGGGAAGTCTCCCGCGCGGAggcatcggcgccgctcctcggctgtccacctccgccgccgccagcaccggaacctgcgcctcggctgctgccgcaacgtctgccgccgccgttgtcggAGGTGTGTCACCAAAGCCGTCTCTGCGCATTGCCGCGCCACTTCGAGGACTCGGCCACAGCCCAGCGGCTAGCAGCGCATCAGTGTCTGCCTCGCGTGCCACCACGTCGAGCATGAGCACCGTTCCTCCGCCGCAGTCCTTCAAGTGCTACCGCCGCGAGGGCAGCCGGAAGCGGTCCGCCGACGTTCTGTCGCAGTTCAGCGCACTTGACCTTGACGAAACACCAGCAACGCCTTTCGCGCAGACGGGCACCGGTCGCTTTACCAGCATCATCCACAACGGCAACGGGCACAACGCGTTCCCATCCCAGCCGTCACCGTCGACGGCTGTCTAccgaggcgccggcggcggcagcaatGCGATCGGCATCGTCTCCCCTCTTGTCATAGACTACGCCACACCTGTGGCTCTGTCTCAGCAGATTGGTGGCTCGAATACCTTctcgcaggtgctgctgcatccaTCTCAGGACGTTCTGGACATGTCGCAGGCCGAAACGGAGTGCTCGAACTTTTTGGCGCGGCGCATCTTAAACGAGTACAACGAAGTACGACttctcggcagcggctccttCGGCACGGTCTCCTTGTTTAAGGAGATCAGCTCAGGCGAGTATGTCGCAGTGAagatgtcgccgccgctgcggacgCCGGAGATGGAGCGGCGCTACCGCCGCGAGCGGTCCGTGATGGGCATGGTGCGGGGGCTGCCGCACGTTGTGCAGCTCTCTGCCGCCTGGGAGGAAGGTCGGGTGCCGCGCATGTATCTGCAGCTGGAGTACTGCCCTGGCGGCTCCGTCGCGTCTGTCGCGAGCGCGAGGCAGAGCCGGAACGAGCCctgggcggaggcggaggtgaagGTATTCCTAGCTCACATGAGCATCGCActcgatgcgctgcaccgcgccaACATTGCGCACGTCGACTTCAAGCCGGACAACGTCCTCGTCGATAAGGACGGAGCGTACAAGCTGTCTGATTTCGGCTGCAGCGTGCTACTGGATGAGAGAGGCCGACCGAGACCGGAGACGCGGAACGGCTACGGATCTCCGGTGCGAGGCCAACGAGCTGGCGGGGTCGGAGGTATCCCGTGCGGGAACCCGAACGGCGGACCTGTCGTTCACaccggtgctggcgctggcgggctAGGCACCTCCCTGGACTTCAACAGCTGGAATGAAGGGAACGAGCTGAGCACGATGAGCATTGACGAGGGCGACTGCCGGTACCTGTGCGCCGACATGCTGAATGAAAAACAGCACTTCAAGGCTGGTGACATGTTCTCGCTGGGGATGTCGCTTTTCGAACTTATGTCAGGCCAACCACTCCCCCGCAATGGCGATCAGTTCCtagcgctccgccgccgcgtgccggtggaggtgctgcgccgccgcggataCTCGGCCGACCTGGTGGAGCTTGTCGTGGCGCTCCTGCGTAGCGATCCCCCACAGCGACCCACTGCGCGACAGGTTCTGCAGTACCTCCGGCCCTCTTCCGAAGAGCTCCAGCTGCTATCGAGCGCCTCGGCGATGCAGCGGTGGACAGAGAGCGCTGAAAGCTTTTGCCAactgcaggaggaggagcggcaacAGCCACCGCTCGGCAAGGATGGTGTCTTGGCTGCCACCGTGGACGCGCTGCGATGTGTGAGTGCACTCATGGAGGCATCGATGTGGCTCTTCACGACAACTCAGCAAGATGTGCACCGACTCGCTGGCCCAGCAAACGCTggcaagggggaggaggaggacgaggatgagcggcgccgtcagcaaactcagcagccacagccgcagcctTTGCTCCAGCTCCCTCGCGGGCAACAATTAGAAGACCTACCGCTGTCTCTGATCCAGCGCGATGAGGCGTGCACGCCGACAGCATTGAATTACTAG
- a CDS encoding amastin-like protein, whose product MSHSFCRVGIAIYCLLQLIAFIFILVGTLIDQFRVQNVDALSNDPCLTIWGFKDKCISLKWSVRTKDLWKGCPQRLQRFNAAEALSIAAVLISALACLIGFVMLCCCRCLRWLCLILNILATFCGCAVTALMTDAFYNNHEEGLQQYNNSCYALRQNGSVIHPSAIADGNPVATHYKYGAGFAIYIVGWGLCFINIFFLMLPC is encoded by the coding sequence ATGAGCCACTCTTTTTGCCGCGTCGGCATTGCCATCTACTGCCTTCTACAGCTCATTGCCTTCATCTTCATTTTGGTTGGAACCCTGATTGACCAATTCCGCGTACAGAACGTGGATGCACTCAGCAACGACCCGTGCCTAACGATATGGGGCTTCAAGGACAAGTGCATCTCGCTCAAGTGGAGTGTCCGGACCAAGGATTTATGGAAGGGCTGCcctcagcgcctgcagcgcttcAACGCGGCTGAGGCTCTGAGCATTGCTGCCGTCCTCATCAGTGCTCTGGCGTGCCTCATCGGGTTTGTCatgctgtgctgctgccgctgcttgcgCTGGCTTTGCCTAATTCTGAACATTCTGGCCACCTTCTGTGGCTGTGCCGTCACTGCGCTCATGACTGACGCCTTCTACAACAACCATGAGGAAGGCCTTCAGCAGTACAACAACTCCTGCTACGCGCTCCGCCAGAACGGCTCCGTCATTCATCCTTCGGCCATCGCAGATGGCAATCCAGTGGCCACCCATTACAAATACGGTGCCGGCTTTGCCATTTACATTGTCGGCTGGGGCCTCTGCTTCATCAACATATTTTTTCTCATGCTGCCGTGTTAA